The stretch of DNA GTCCAAACCTCCTTCTAGCTTCACAGCATGTACATTCCCCTCTTTCACAAGTCGAATTGCGGATTGTAGTGCTTGCTCAGGCGAAACCTCGTACGATCCCATAGGCAAATCGCCAATGCGAAAGAGGGCTGTGGCTCCTCGGGCTACACTGCGACAGTGTAGGATCATTTCGTCTAGTATTACGCTGCTTGTATCCTCTAGACCCAATGCCACCATGGCGAGACTGTCACCCACTAGCACAACGTCCATGCCTGCGTGCTCGGCGACATGTGCGCTGGGGAAGTCGTGGGCAGTGATCATGGCGATGGGTTCTTTCTTCCGGTACATGCTCTGCAATGTTTGAAGTGTGACTTTTTTGCGCCCGGATGCTGTCCCAGCTGCTGAGTGTGACGACCATCTTGATTGTATGGCGGCTATCAAAGCAGCATGCGCGTGTTGTGGTGGTGAGAAGCGTGATGTTCTGGCTGCGGTAGTGAACGCGTGTATGTGAGGACGGAAGGCACGCGACATGTTCGTGGTTTCTTCAAGGCGGATCTGCTTGAGATGATGTTTGGACTAGTAAAAAGTTATGGTCGAAGCGGAACAAAGACGTTTGCTGCATTGTAAGGGGAATCGGCTACCAGACGGCTTTCCACTGTGCAGCGTGCTGCATCGTAGTTGTGAGAATATCTACACTCTGTCCTCGGTTCGTTAGGCCGAGACCGTCGGCTGCCGAGAGGTCGTGAGATATGATGACATGGGTTTGACCGTGACCAACAACCACACACTGTCTCAGGCGCATTTCTGCATTCGTCAAGTGGAGGCCCGCTAACAACTCGACCGCAAGTATTGTACACTCTATGACCTCGGGTATATATGTGCATCGACGCTGACGACTATTCGCCTCGTCACGCTCTCCATCTCATCCTCACCTCCCCACTCCCAGGGCCATTCGACGGCCTGCCCTGTTTCCGGATACCACTACATATGCATGCTTGCGAATGAGAACAAGCACAACGATGCGAAGTCATGCATACCAGACGGATTTCGCCTGATAGAAAGCGCAACTGGACAGGACATCCTGCAAGAACCCATGCTTTTCAACCATGGCTGATGATGACTCTCGCCCCTTCTTTCCCCAAAACTCCTCTCTCCTTTTCTTTCGCTTTCGGGCTTCGATCTCTTCCCTTTTTGCGGCTGAGAAAGCCCAGCATGCCCGAAGGTCGTTCTGCTCTTCGCGCTTCGTCAGCCACCATCGCTTGACTTTGATTCGCCATGTCGGTCCAGCTCCCCTGCTCGTTAAGCACAACTTGCACGCCTCCACCTTGTGATGTGCTCCTCGTCGACCCTCGCTGTCGATGTTGCTGGTAGCCTCTATTggtcggtggtggaggtgctgCATTCGCTGGGTTCTCGAATCTCATGGGGCGTGATCTCCCCGTCTCTCGAGGATCAGGGTTCGCGTATGGAGAGGGTTCTGATGTCGGCGGTATTGGGTATTCAGATGGGTGGCTGACAGCCACGCCTATCTCCAGTGCTGCGGCAGGCAGAGGAGGTGAGCCGTCGGGAGAATGTGTTGAGGAGCGCGTCCTTGACACGCTTCCCGGTGTATTCGAGCGTGGTGTCGGGACCGATCTTGTCTTCTCAAGCCCCTGCTGTCGCGCATAGTTGGGGTCCAGGTCTCTGTCTCGTGCAGACCTCGTCGATGATTTAGTCGTGTTTGGAGACCCAGTCACTGATGCTACCGGACTTCGGTCCTGGGGCACTGCAGTGTAGTTGAAAGGTTCAAACATAGTTTCGATCATTCGGTGCAGCTCATCCGCGCGGATCTCTTGCTGCGTTGCATCCTCTCGCAACTCTGCCCGAGGCTTTTGTTTGCGTGCGCGAGCCTCCAGTGGTGCTTCCTCAAGGAGAAGCTCCTCGAGATCATAAGTGGCGTCAAAATTGGTCTTTTCGCTCGACGGGCAGAAGATGGGCTCGTACTCCTTGTGTTCCAAGGCAACAAAATCAATCTCTCTGAAGAATGGGTTATCCGTGAATGTCTCCCACCCGGCAGCACCAATCCGCAGATGCTTGTTCTTCTCCAGTAGTGAACTGATAGCATGCAGACATGGCATGGAAACGGGTGGCGATGTCACTGGAAATGGAGGATCGGCTCTGACGATCGCTTGTGCTAGTGCATCGTGATGGTTCGCCTCAAACGGGCGCCGATTGTAAATGCATTCGTAGAAGAGCACGCCCAAAGACCACCAATCGACTTCGGAATAGTACCCTTTCCCAGAGTAAACCTCTGGTGCCAAGTATGCCAACGTTCCTGATTTGCTCGTGAGCGGTTTTCCGGGAGTGATGTCGGAAGCAACATTGAAGTCGGCCAAGTGCACATGACCTTCCGAATCTAGGAGCACATTATCGGGCTTGACGTCTCGATGCACAATGCCTTGCTTGTGTATGTATCTGAGGGCGCAGCCGAGCTCAGCAATCCAGAAACGTACAGCCTCTTCCGTGAAAGTCTTTCGTGAAATGTGAAATCGCAAATCGCCTCCATTCATGAGATCAACGACAATGTACCTGCGCAGACGTCAGTCGAGGGCCGAAGCAGCAAACTTATAAGGCGCGGGGCGATGTACAGGTACTCCATGTCCTGAAAACTGTAGCGCAGGTTGCACAGGAACGGGTGGTTCAGGTGCTCCAGCATACGCCGCTCTCGAATGATATTCCGCACACTCTCCGACCTAACCACCTCATCTTTCCTGATATACTTGAGCGCGAACGTCAAGCCTGTGTCTTTTCGCTCCACTATGCGGACCTTGCCAAATGCGCCCTTGCCCACCACGCGCAGCAGACGGAAGTGATTGAGGTTGACCTCGTCGGTGAGGACTACGGGCTTGCCATTGGAGTTGCCCATCTGTACTGGACCGCCAACCGATCCAGCGTGGGCGGCGGGAGCTGAAGGAAAACGGTGTTGCGGACGTTGGACAAGTAGCCAGCGGGAGTGCTACGACGTCCGCAGCGTCATCGCTCGCGGAGGACGTGAAGCGGCCTGCCTGGGTGGTGCAGTGGGGGGATGGAGCTCGAATCGCCGCCAGCCCTGGGCGCCACGGCGCGAAAGAAGGACAGCGGGGGGAGGTGGTACGAGGCGGTgtatggcggcggcggcggcagcagtaGCAATAGTAACAGTCgaggcagtggcagcggcagGTGGACGTTGTGTTCCAGGCTATCGGAGCGTGCAAACGAAAGAGTTAACCCGATCAAGCTCGCCGAGACAGCGATCAGAGCTCTGCGCACAAGCACATTTGGACGGGTGCAGGGCGCGCGCAGTGTTCAGGTCGGGGGTGGTTAGATGAGCACGATGCTATTCGCGGCGGAGGGCAGGCGAGGGGCGGGCAAAGCAAGTGTCGGGGGGCCTGCgtgaccagcagcagcgctgcCAGAGCCCGCTACTATGTAATGTCCAGTGCAGTGTGATTACCACGAGGTTGCCCGCCGTGCGCCGTGTGGATGATGGGCTAGCTGCCGGGCTAGCGACGATGATCTGACCCAGCATGGACAACGGTTACCGACGCGCCTAGGGAGCGTGACTCGGACTGCTAGGGAGCGTGATTGAGCGTTAGTTACGTAATCTACGAGGACATAGAGTGCTAGCACTCTAACGTCAAACGACACTATACCTTTCTTACACGCTCTGGAGCTTATGCTCGTCGTTACCGGAAAGAAGTCTTGCTTAGGGACCTATACGCGCTCGGGTGTCGTACGTCGTTATTCTACTCGCAAGGTCGTACCTCCGAATGCTTGCTTcgctcctagtactagtactaggacacGAAAGCAATAGGACAGCCGGCAGCACCTCTAGAACGACGAACCTTACGATACGCTAGGATAAGAGCTTCGagttctaggtatatagtccTATCGAACGCACCGAATAGGAAATTATAGCCTTGTCGTCGCGTTGTGCGTCAAGATGTCGCCTCTTGTCTTGGAAATCATCTAGGCTGTTACGTTATGTTGTGTATCGTCACGTTCCCTAGTAATCCGAGTCACGCTCCCTAGGCGGTTCGAACGGTTACGATGCCTCGCGCCACGCCCtcgtgctgttgctgccgccgctgctcctccgccgccgccgccatgttGGTGTTCGTCGGCGGCAGCTCCTGCATGCCCGGCGTTCCAGAGCCACCACCGCACAGCAAGCCATCAGCATGCCATGTGCTGCCATCGCCAATATCTGCCTCGTCGCGGGGGGCCTGGGCGCTGGACACATCTTCACATGTGAACCACGGCCAGCCACTCCAGCACGCCTGCTCGGAGTATTCATCTACCTCTGGCCATCACTCCTCCTCCTGTCACATCCAACAACAGCCTCCTCAGCCCGCGACACTATCCATTACCAACCATCGCGCAGACAATTAGCAAACCGTCTCCCCATTCGGCCTGCACGCTCCTCCTTCGGCGTGCTTTTCGCACGTGGCAATCCCATCAGCCTGCAAGCCACAATTGTCCACGGCGGCCGCCTTGCCTGCGTGTCCAGCGAATGAGAAGAAGCTACCAATTTCAGCTTGCTTCGACCACTTTGTTCCAGAAGCCCCTCCCAATTGGCTCGCATCGCACCACATGCAAGCCACAGTCGATCCTCTTCATTCGTGACTCCACGGCCGAGCAACGTGTTCGCCGCGTGATACGGCGGTGAGCACAGAGTCATATCTCGGTTATCGTTTGAACAAAAAAGAGTACATCGAAGAGCACGTCCAGGCTTGGCTACGGACAGGGCTCCTGCTGGAGAATTGTGCCCTGGTACCCGGTCGACAACATGTCTGTCCATGGCTGACGAGCAAGGTTATCCATGCTAACGACGACAGCTCCCTTACGCTCTGGGACTGTCCCTTGGCCACTTTCGTTTCTTCGTACGTCTACTCTCAGCGCCCACATGTTCTTGGCATGCAACACGATGGGTGTATGCACATGGCGAGCCTTTCGAAACACCGTGTCGAGACGAAACAAGATCCTACCATTTTTTCAATAGCAGCTGTTCTCTGTAACACTGATCCATACACAAACGCATCGCGTTCCACTGTCTCGGATTGTATCTGCAGAGGACATCCGTGTCACCCGCACAAGATTGAAATTACATTGCATAAACCCATTCTGATCCCaaacgccgccgccacccAGACCTTTGCACTGTAAATCCAACACCGTAGCTACCGAACCGATCAATCATCTGCATGCTGTTGGCTATCCTCACACTTCCATGGTCCCCGCtggctcatcgtcttcgtcatcatcgaaaCTACCGACGCTACTCATTTCGTCACTATCGTCAGAGTCGTTTCCAGCCTCGTCAACGCTTTCTTTCGTTGCGTATTTCGTGACATATTCTGCGGGGGAATTAGCGAGGGCTGAGATCAAGGATTATACCCCTACCTTTGACCTTGGCATCATAGCCTTTGCTGTCTCTCATCAAAAGAGCGGCTGCTTCGCCGTTCAGAGGATCCGTAGGATTAGGGTACCGCAAGAGCTGCGGCAGAAAGACTTCGAAGATGTTGACCATGTCGTACATCGGTGACCAGGTTTGGTTGATGACGTCGAGACAAACGCTGCCTGACCTTTTGGTAGTCAGCATATTGCAACCGGAGTAGCTTGAGGCCGCAGCGCTCACAATTCATCAATATTCGGGTGGAATATCCGATTGACAAAGCCGATGCTTGGTGATTTGTAGGGGTACTGATCCGGAAGTTCTACGTGAATCTTCCAATGACCACCCACAAACGGTGCTACATATCAAAGTCAGCATTCGTCCCTTTGTAGCTGTGAGAAAGGGATGTCTACGTACTCTCCTCTGGCCCCTTGAAGCGGACATAGAATTCCTGCCTAGAAACCGATTAGTTTGTACACTTTCGTGGCATTTTCATAGCAGCATGAGGTCAACGGACACTGTCGAGACAGGTCAGTCAGCATGCTGCGTCAGTAGGGGTAGCATGGGGACCGAGAGTGCTTCGGACTCACTATTGTCATTAACAAGTGTCACTTCGTAGtcgctcatcatcatcttcatgacCTGTTCTCCGTCAACCCGTATGTCCTCTCTCTGTCGGCAAAGACTCCACTAACGTCCGTCTCTATCCTGCGCTTTGGACTACTCATCTTGCCGCCTGCCTTCGGCCCACCCTTATCTGTTTCGTAATGTGAGGCTCAATCGAGCGGCCGGAAGTCGTGAAAGTCGGGCGTTTGAGGCGTTCACTGGTGTGCAGTGGGGGTGGTGAATGTGGTATTCTGCGGTACACGAGTGCAGTCCGGGACGAAGAGGTGACGGTCGATACTGGTCACGTCAAACAAGCGCGCGATCGGTCACTTGACCAGTTCGGCTTGTGTCTTGTCGTGGTACGGATCGGGAAATGAGACGATGTGGTCGTAGTTCGTGATGGAGGTGTTACGATGCGTTCCAAGATCCTCTGGCACGATCACTGTTTGCCAAACGGGTAGTTAGGAGTAAGTTGGTAGGTACGAATGAGATGGTAGGAGGTTGTGGCAGTGGTCATGAGCTTCCTACGTTCGGGCCGTTGTCGCAGCTTCACAAAGccgacttccacttccacatGCTACACTAACCAGTCGAACCTTCCGCGTGCTCCAATGGCCGGTTCGCAACCGCGCTGGTGATTCCCAGACCACGAGACTTAAATCTAAGCGTTACCGTGACTTCCTACTCCCACTCACAAACGAGATGAGCATGCGACATCTCCGAAGGACAATGCCTTGACCAGGCGGCAGCACTTCAGAGCAGTGTAGAGTGGATACAAGTTTAATGGACCATTTCATCGTCCTGCACTTGCATCTTCTGAGTCTGAATGTCccagagagagagagatctGGTCATGAGTGACCGAGGGTTGGTTATCACGCTGCACGAACTACATGTATCTGGCCCGTGCATCGATTCGAATATGATAGAGAGGGGACATTTGCGCAATGCACAGCATGTGGCCTAgttcgcagcagcaaagcGTTCCAGGTGAGGAGAGACATCTAACTCATTGTACTTTTCGAAGGCTCACAGTACGCGTTACCGTTCATAATGGCACATTCCATAGCTTTGGCTACCTTGGGCCGATCTGGACTTTGAAGCGCGGTCTCGCAAAGGTGAGTGAGCTTGATGCAGGATGCCTTGCATCCACTCGTGAACTGTATCCACACGCGGTCAGACTCCGGCGTCCAAATGAAGCATGAGCCTGCCAGTTTATTCGAGCAGCCTCGAAGCTTGCCCCGTGTGCGTAGTGCATCATCTGCGTTGCACCCTCGCTGCTATAGTACATTCATTGTATCCTCGTCAAGTCATGATTCTATGCCGTTGGCTCAGCATCTTCGCTGCTTTTCCCAAGCCCATGCTCTTTCAGTAGTGAGTCGATCTCCTCGGCGGACCACAGCTTGTGGTAGATGGTGCCCTTCTCCGTACGTCCCACTGTCGCGAATTCGATCTTCTCGCTGGACAACTTCGTGCTGTCCATGGTCTTGGATAGGACCTTGACGGCCAACTCGCAGGCTTGCTTGAGAGTGCACTCCTCGTTGTAGTCTTGCTTGAGTAACGACTGCGCACTGGCACTGTTCGACCCTACACTCGTCGCCTTCCATCCTGTGTAGTTGCCGCTGGGGTTGGACTGGTACAGCTGGAATTGCCGCTGGTTGTCCCAGCCAGCGTAGATGAACGACACGCCAAAAGGCCGAAGGCCACCATGTTGCGTGTAACCTTGCTTCAGATCGCATAGTCGGCGTACGAGTTGCTCGCAAGGGATGTCGGCGTTGTAGGTCAGGAGGTAGCGTTGGGCGGCTTGACGCGCGTAGTTGATGAGGATGTTGGCATCGGCAGTCATGCCTGCCACAGCGGTAATCATGTTGTCGTTCAAGATGTACAGCTTCTCGGCGCTAGTGtcttgctccagcagctTGCTGGTGACCTTGCGTTCCGCGGCGAGCACAATTCCATCGGTGGCGAGGATTCCTAGGGCGGTACCGGCGTGCGAGATGGCCTCGAGTGCATATTCGACCTGGTAGAGACGACCCTCAGGCGAGAAGATCGTAGTTCGACTGTTGCCGTCAATCAGCAAGAGCTAACAGAGGGATCAAGCAAACTTACCTATCGTAACGCCTAGACATTGTCGGTCACTCTGATGGATGTGATGCCTGGAGTGTGGTGTGTGGAGTTGAATGGTGGGTTGTGTTGGAAAGTGGTGTTTGTGGAGAGCTGTTGCTGATAGACCGCGTTCGCAGGCGGAGCTTGGACGATGCGCGTCACGGCTGCTGCCTTTCTTCAATAATTCCACAACACCACACCACTTCCACCACGACCAATGGCCGACATCCGCTCGCAGTCGCCCAACAAGCGGCAGAAGACTTTTGCGACACAAGATGACTTCGTATCGCTCCAAGACGAGCACGACTCCGCCGCCAATGCCACATACGCGCAAAATCCGCCTCCGTCGGCACCGCGATCCGcacatcatcgacatcatggcGACCGTCCCAAATCCAAACATGCCCTGCCAGATTGTGAACCATGGCTGCTAGTCAAGACAAAACTGAGACGTCGTTTCGTGCATAACCCCATCACAGGCGAGAGTCTATGGCGCATACCGCAGTCTGTCTTGCCTGCTGTGCTGGCCCTGGAGCAGTATGAACGGGACCAAAAAgagaaggccgagaacgCCGCTTGggctgagcagcagctccagcaaaTGCGACCGCAGCAGGGCCTAAATGAAGCTTCCAACGCGCCGGGATCCGGTACTGCCTCGGAGCGACGACGAAGGAGCATCAGTCTGCAGAGAGAAGATGAGGCCGCTCTTATGGCCGAGCTGAATGCACAAGCAGAGGAGGACGCAGCAAAAGCCTCTGCTACTGCTACGAGTTTGCCCACTCGCACCACCACGTATGGTTACGACAGCGACGGTTCGTATGAAGAGGTTGAGGTCACAGATtcagaagaggacgaggacgatccGGCGATCGAAGGCACGACACAAGATGCTGGTGCATCACGAGAACAGCCAGATGGCAGTGCTACCCCACCGGATGCGCCTGTTGAGTTCGGAGAAGATGATATTGCCTATCAACTGGCTGCAATGGGCGAGGACTACGAACTGGACGCAGGTGAATATGGCGATGAGCCAGAAGCGGGCTGGGAGGATGGTGCTGAGGGTTTGGGCCTCACCGAGGAAGACGCCACGAATCTGTTTCGTGACCTGCTCGACGATTACCGCATCAGTCCATTCATTCCATGGGACAAAGTTATCACCGATGAGTCAGAGAACAGTATCCTGAATGACGATCGATATACTGTGTTGCCGAATATGAAAGCGCGACGCGAGGTCTTCGATACCTGGGCCAGAGACAAAGCCGCACAGCTGAAAGCTGAGCGAGCGACTATGCATAAACTCAACCCGAAAGTCCCATACTTGGTGTTTCTGCAAGAAAACGCGAGCCCCAAGCTTTACTGGCCGGAGTTCAAGCGGAAGTACAAACGCGAGGCGGTGATGAATGACCGCAAGCTGAGCGACAAGGATCGTGAAAAGCTCTATCGGGACCATATATCCAGGCTGAAATTGCCCGAGTCAACACGCCAGGCAGATCTTAAACTGCTCTTACAAAGTGTCCCTCTGAGCTCGCTCAACTCTCAGACTACTCTCGATTCTTTGCCGGAACAGGTTCTCTCCCATGTCCACTACATCAGCCTTCCGCCGAAAGTCCGCGATGCCGTGATAGCAGAACATATCAAGAATCTGCCCCTGGGACCAGAAGATGGCGAAGCCACAGCGCAAGATGCCACGGCTAGCGGGAGGAAATCTGATGATCGAAAGAGACGAGAGCAAGCCCTTGCTGATCGTGAAGCCAAGGTAAGAGAGGAGCGGAAGCGCCAGGCAATGGTAGAAGAGAGAGCAAAACGGGATTTGCGTGAAGGAGAACGCGAACTGGAGCGCGCCATGGCTCGTGGTAGTCGTGCTGTCCACTCGTGAGCATTCAGCCTGATAGCACAGATCAGGACAATCGAAGGCTCCTCCGAGCCACTGCACTGACGCTTGAAGCACAGTATGCCACAGATCCAGCAATACCAGAAGAGCGGCTATACGGGCCTGCTAAGCCGTCGTAGCCGTGGCGGTTCTTCGGACTGCCTGCTTTTGGAAGACTCAATGCCTGGCAGAGGTCACCTTGATGCGAGGACACCAATGACAATTCAAGCCCACAGGAACGGCAGCTGGCCAATCGCAATGGTATACTTAGCTACCTTCACGAGCCGTCACCGCTAGACGTAATTGCTGCGAGCTGTGCGAGCCGCCTGCAAGGGCAGCGTCGATCTAGTCGACGGAGCGGCCTGCAGTGAGTATCTTTACCTGGGACCACGTCATGCAGCCTTGTGTATCTGCATTACAGCGTGGACCTTGCCGACTTGGTAATATCACGAAGCGTCGAGTGACCATCGAAGCACCGATCGGCTTCGCTGCAGGAACGAATGTGAAGGGTGAAGTATCGATTACATCTTGATGGCATTCCGATCTATTCTTGATCACGGGAAGGGGACTGGTGCTCAACGACTGTCAGCTTGACAAGTTTGTGACACTTGAAAGGGTAGAGATAtgtcgtcatcatcgccatcgatcATCGCCCAAAGCAAGAGATGCGGCGTGGTAGCGCCCATAAAATGTGAAGTGAACCCCTGTACTCTTCCTCATTGAGCCTCCTTGACGGGCGTGTCTGTAGCCTCATAATCACACTATAGTCGTTCAAGAAGGCGGTCACATATTTGGAAACGAACTAGAGCCTGATCGCGTAAGGACTAGAGTGTGCGTGACCGCCGTTTGGAGGATGCTGGTACCACCTGGCTGGTAACGATCCTTCTCCATAGGCATATGTAAGGTTCAGGTACTGCAGAGCCACGCGGAACGTGGCACGCTCCCACATGCCGCCAATACGATGGGACTAAAAGTGGGGGCTATCCTGCTGTGGGCAGATGAGATGGCTCATAGATTTCTCAAAAAGGAAGTCGTAGATGCGTGCTGGGGACGGCAAGCTGCCGGAAATAGTGGTTCACTGCGTAGCACATGCAGCGTGCTGTCCCATATCTCTGGCCACGCTTGGATGCACGCTCCCAACGCAGCGCGGCCTTGCAGGCAGCTCACGGCCACGGAGAGTACGCGGTTCGTATGATGATGCAGCACAGGAGGCGAGCTCGCGCAACCTCGAGAAATGAGGATCGGTACTGCAGTGCTCTCGCAGGATCTCAGGCGGCCGAAGCGGAGTGGTCGCCACCAGGACCATCGGTGCATTGGGCCATTCGACTGCCTCGCCCGTGCAGCAGTTTGCTTCGACCCACGCAGCAGCCACGAGCTCGCCACGTGATACAGCGACGCAGTACCGCAGCACAGCGAGGCACGGCCCCGAGGCAAGGGGTCCTGGGGCGTGACATGGAGATGAGCGTCCCCGGAAAGGCGGTGACAGCAGCGTGGCAGTCAGGACACAGCTGCGCGAACACCAGATCGGGGTGTCGTTGCAGCAattggtggtgttgatggacTGAAGACGAGATGTTGCGATGCTAGCGCCGGCAGAAAACGACGCGGCCGCGGCAGGGACAGCTCTGCGATCCTTCCCGCAGCAACGTGAGGGGACGGAGACAGCATGGGCCCGACGACAGCTGCGCACCCGGGAGCAGTTCGTGGTGGCAGGCGAGGCTCGCACTGGCAGAATAGAATAATAGAACCGCCGTCGAACACGAAGCGCTGAGGCAGGCGGCCGAGTCCCTGTGGTAGCGAGCGTGGCACAGAATGCACCGGGACTtgcaccacagcagcaggccAGGCGATCCCACACCCACTCTCTTGGTCCCGCTCGCTCGTTGGGACCGCTCGTCGCACCGCCCGTCCACCCACGACACGCGAGGACTGCAGACGTGACGCGACGCTGTCGGGGCGGCAACGAGGGGGCGACCGACACGGCTCGAGAGGATTCGAATCGATCTGACGACCGGCGACGCGCGCGCGCGCACGCTCACTCTCACTCGCAGCGCTGCAGGCCGCGCCCCAGGCACAGGAACGCGCTCCGTCGCACAACGCTGGGCGAGAGTGGGCCGCGGACATTGGCGTGGGCAGTGGAGAGGAGGGGGAATTGGAGGGCCATCGCACTGCGTGCTGCTGCCCTGGTCTCGGGCGCGACCGTGGAGGTGCGGTGGTTATTCGCGGACGGTGACACAACAGACGGCAGCACAGCGTAATCTCTGCGCACGCGTGATCCAGCACTTCTGCGCACGCACTGGAGCAAGCAGGACACCGACACCGACGGAcaggcacagcagcaacgtgGCTCGCACCTGCTCCAGGGACGTGCACGCCGTGCTGGCAGCTTCGCGCAGCGCGCGCTGCAATTAATACCCAGCATGTCGCCGGATCCCGACGATGTCTCTTCTCCAGAACCTGGCGTCGAGCAGGAAGATCACACCACAAtgggcgacgacgacaaaaCTGCCCAGCGCGCCTCGACCGACGAGAAGTCGCCTGCCCagaccacgaccaccactTCGACCTCCAAGAGCAATGCAAAGGATCCTTCGCGGCCGAGGCGTAAGAAGGCTCGCCGAGCTTGCTTTGCTTGTCAACGAGCGCACCTGACATGCGGTGAGTGTGGCTCGAGTTTCGTCAAGATCCAATGCGCCACTGCTTGTTCAATACTCAAGTCTACTGGTACTGACTGCTGTAGGTGACGAACGCCCATGTCTCAGGTGCATCAAGCGTGGCCTTCAGGATCAATGCCATGATGGCGTCCGCAAGAAGGCAAAGTACCTCCACGATGCTCCTCCAGAGGCCCTGGTGCCTGGCTACGCAACCAACAATTATGCTATGAACGGGACGACCAGCCTGGCCGCAATCTCTGGGACCTCCACAGCTGGCAACTACTTCCCTCCAAATGCGTCGGCAAGCTTTTCGTCCTTCAGCAACCCTGGCCAACAACCAAACATGGGCCCGCCAATCATGGATGGCAACAACATGGTCGCAGACTTTGCGTCAACGCAGTCTGCAGAAACACCTGCCCAGTACCCATCGACCTCCAGTCAGCAAGTGTCTCCTAATCAGGAGTTTACAAACGCGCTTGAACATACGCCGTCCATTGGAACTACGGCGAATTTCGATACTCCCTATTTCGATGCCAATGATACTTCTCTGTTCAACTTTAACATTTCGGAATTGAACTTTGGCAACCACTACGGTGCTCTCGAATTTGGCATGCTTGGCCACATTTCTTCCGGTGCAGTCGACACTCCAGAGGTCGACTCGGTGAATCAGATGGGCCACTCAAATCAAGGCAGCGTATCCTACGATGCTAACAATGGCTATCAGAGTGGATACAACTACAACCAGGGATttccatcatggcagaaTGCAGGCTCTGCATCGAGGCACAGCAGCACGAATAACATCTGGAATGGCCAAAATAATGGACTGGAAGCCTACGCGATTGGCGAACAGGCGTCCTCGATCACAGGCGCAAGTCCGCGCTCGCAGAACCAAGACCTCACAGGATATCAATCTGCCACGATGTCACCGGAAACGCATTTTGCTCAGCCCGACCAAAGTGCTCAGCCTGATCTGCTACGGCAGAGTTTATCTCAATCACAACGCAAACCACCTCCGTTCCCGGGTGATCTACAGCCAGAAACGGACCGCAAGCGACGCAGGAACACGTCGGAAGTCTATTCAACCGTGCAGGCGCCGTATCCATATACTCAGGGCTTTCATGCATTGACGGCACTCCTCAAGAAACGTTTCGTGCCCAAGAAAGTTTTGCACATTGCGAAAGCATTGGCAACCATCCGGCCCTCATTCAT from Cercospora beticola chromosome 1, complete sequence encodes:
- the UBC8 gene encoding Ubiquitin-conjugating enzyme E2 8 (BUSCO:EOG09264Z1B), encoding MSSPKRRIETDVMKMMMSDYEVTLVNDNSEQEFYVRFKGPEETPFVGGHWKIHVELPDQYPYKSPSIGFVNRIFHPNIDELSGSVCLDVINQTWSPMYDMVNIFEVFLPQLLRYPNPTDPLNGEAAALLMRDSKGYDAKVKEYVTKYATKESVDEAGNDSDDSDEMSSVGSFDDDEDDEPAGTMEV
- a CDS encoding uncharacterized protein (MEROPS:MER0000554), whose protein sequence is MSRRYDSRTTIFSPEGRLYQVEYALEAISHAGTALGILATDGIVLAAERKVTSKLLEQDTSAEKLYILNDNMITAVAGMTADANILINYARQAAQRYLLTYNADIPCEQLVRRLCDLKQGYTQHGGLRPFGVSFIYAGWDNQRQFQLYQSNPSGNYTGWKATSVGSNSASAQSLLKQDYNEECTLKQACELAVKVLSKTMDSTKLSSEKIEFATVGRTEKGTIYHKLWSAEEIDSLLKEHGLGKSSEDAEPTA